CCTGCACTCACATCACAgttctcttcctctccttcaggTTCCGCTGCATCGTGCACCCATTCAAGCCCAAGCTGACATTGCTGGTGGCTGTGGTGACCATTGTGGTGATCTGGGTGCTGGCCGTGGCGATCATGTGCCCCTCTGCAGTGATGCTAATGGTGGGCCCTGTAGAGAACCACTACATGGTCCACAACGGAGACTATAACCACACCTACCAGCTGTACTCCTGCTATGAGGCCTGGCCCGACAAGGAGATGCGCAAGGTGTACACCACTGTGCTGTTCACCCACATCTACCTGGCGCCGCTCACCCTCATCGTCTTCATGTACGGGCGCATCGGGGCCAAGCTCTACACCTCCTCTATGCCCACGAGTGACCGCATGGCAGAGCCACTGCCCCAGGCCCGAGCACCGGGTCTGTGCCACCAGGGGGAGGGCCGGGCGCCCATCTCCAAGAAGAAGGTGAAGGTGATCAAGATGCTGATCGTGGTAGCGCTGCTCTTCATGCTGTCCTGGCTGCCGCTCTGGTCGCTCATGCTGCTGACGGACTACGCCAAACTGAGTGACGAGCAGATCGGCCTGCTCACTGGCTACATCTTCCCCTTCGCCCACTGGCTGGCCTTCTCCAACAGCAGCGTCAACCCCATCATCTACGGCTACTTCAATGAGAATTTCAAGAGGGGCTTCCAGGCCGCATTCAGGCTGCCCTGCTGCTCGGGCGGGGCGGGGCCGCGGGACACTTACTGCTCCCGGGACGGCGCCCTGAAGCCCATGAATTTTGGTATGCGGAACAAAGTGTACACCGACGGGGACTCCTCAGAGTCAGgcatcctggagaaggagaggaggaggaacgtGGCGAGGGGCAATGGCGGTGGAGGGGCCCTCGCTCTGGCcgtaggaggaggaggagaaggagggggaACAGCAACTGGAGTGTCCAAGGGGCCTCAGAAGAGGGGCCTGCACATCGAGGACATCGAGAAGATCACTCCGCTGGGTGCTGGCGTCTGCCAGGCCTGGGACCCCTGAGCTGGGCATGCCAGAGGTAGCAAGGCCATATCCATTGGTTGACCACTGATTACTGAGAAGAGGGCTGAAAGAGAGCTGTGCGTTGTGGTGGGCGTGAAGTCGCTGCTGACCAAGCACACAGGTTTCCAACCGCCATCCTGCACACTCCAGGGTCCGAGTGATTCCACCCGTACTGCACACGCCAGGGTCCAGATTCCACCCGTCCATTCGCTATCCTACATACACCAGGGTCTGAGAGATTCCTACAGTTGCTGTCTCTACTTGGGCTGTGTGAACTTTCTCCTGCATTTGTGTCAGCTGCAGCAACCAGACCCGTGGGCAGACAAACACCACTGTGTAGCTTCTCTGACACCAAAACCCCAGCAGTTCGAAAGACAATGAATAAGAGACAGGGGCAGGAGGGGATTaaaattgtgttgttgttgttgctgtttttttgttttttgtttttaaaaggaggATGAACTCTAACAGCAATGTACTGACTTCCTGTGGCCTCCATCTGGCCAATCCCAGCGCTGCATTTTCAGAGCAGTAGCCTGGTCTGCCAGCAGTCAGGCCCTACCACCAAGCTCTTGTTGAACTAATCAAAGAGTATCAAATAGCTAATTGGGGTGTTTTCATTTTGAGAGTTATGTTAAAGGGCATCTAATAGATCACCATTCGATACAGGGTAATTAGGTAATTGGGTGCTCCTGTGCGTCACACAGCGCAATTAAGCAAGAAGGCCCTCACAGATCGGCTCTTGCAGTAAAAACACTTCAACTGCTCACAGTTAATGagcttgtttatttaatttattttttatttcaaagaCGGCTATTCAAAAACTAACCCTAGCCATCAGTGAGAAATGTAACACTTTTCAAGAAAACTGTACCCTGGCTCTCAGCGGTTTGTGTTGTGGAGAAACGATCAAGAGCCTGTTCTCAAATGGACTTTCTTCCACTAGCAGCCGTCTCTCTCTGGTACATCAGTGGCACTGCCCGCCCCAGCTGTGTGCAGACAAGCACTGCAGGGCGTCCACGCACTGAGTGTTTTACCTCTTGTATACAGGTGTGCCTGCACGGGGGTCAGACTTTTTCTGCAGCAAAACGAAATAAACTGAAAACTAAGATACGGTTCTGTCTCCCGTGTCCTTCAGTCACAAAACTTCCTGCTCCCCAGATTTCCAGTTCCTCTGTGCAATAAATATCTTGTGTTTGATGTTTATGAATCAgcctacatatataaatatatacatattttttcaaccCTTCACTAGAAAACACATTTACTCCTTTCTCTCCGGTGTCTAGAGTTATCAGTGGATCAATGGTACCCCTGCGGTGAGTGAGTGTATTCATGTCAAAGCTGTCCCCGGGGTAGCAGCTGCCCCAAAACAATGTGACAGGGCAGTGCTGAGCCATGCCTGTCTTTCCCTAATGGATAGCGAGTCATCCCAGCTGGAGGACAGAGGGAGCCATTGACTCCAGAGACTCCAGCAAAGCTCTCAGACAGAGCAAGAAACAAAGGTGCTGATGCCGAGCGGCCCAGCGGCCCAGCACTGTGAACAGCAGGGCTCGGACAGGAGGGGGGGGTGTGTGAATGCGCTCCCACAGTCAGCACTGGGGTACAGTGCTCACAGGCCGGGAGTGGTTCTTCATCTCTTTTTCCGAATGGAGAACAGAGACTTCCTCAGGCGTCACCCGcgcaaacaaacagacagacagacagtaacACTGAGACTCTCATCTTTACTGAAGGGAATGTGTCCCAAGTGCTGTGTACAATATCAGTTTTCTCTGCCTTGATCTTTGTCTTTCTGCCTGTCACACTCTATCTCTTTATGTCTTTATCTCAATCCCTCTTTCCGTCCCTGTCTCTCCAAGACTCTTGGCACCTGACAGTGACAGCTGTTTTGATTGTAAACTCTTTTCATGCATGGTGACCCATGTGGGGAGGGATGAGGAACGTTGACACTGTATACATGTTGTCTGTGTGAGGGTTGACCTTGTCCTGCTTGCCCCCCTGCACTGTACagtggaagaaaagaaaataaagaaacatgttttaaatgaaaagagATCTTATTATGCTTTACAGGTGCATCACTGGTCCTGAAAGATTTGACAAATGGAATGTCTGCTTTTTGTTTGACCCTTTGACTTGAAAAGACAGAAAGgcagacactcactcactcatacaatcactcacacacactcacgcaaacacgcacacacactgactcactcactcactcactcatacttacacacacacacacatgcatgggTGCACAGTACATATTGCATTTGCTCAATTGCTCAATTGAAAAGCCCATCAGCAGAGCAGTACTGCCTGACAAATTGATTCTCACTTTAACCATTTTGTGAATCATCCATATCTGATGAAAAAGCGATAACACTAGTTTTATCAAGATTTCCTCTgtgcaaaaataacaaaaaaatgtttacatGCATATGTTTTGAGAAATGCATCCGACAGTATGATCATTTGTTTTCAGTCCAGGATGGTTAAAGCTTTCTAGTGCACAGAAACTGGCTCAGTTTACAGGTATATGAAGCTCTTCTCGGAgagaatacaataaaaaaggccagtgatattaatatttaaactgtTATGATTAACCTTACAGCCATATTCTTCCTGAGGCAGCATTTCAATGCATTATTCATGTGTGCACCAGTCTGGGCTTCAAAACTTGAATTCAGCAAGCAAGGCTTGAAAGGATGAGGATATCAAATGAATTTTCTGACTGGCCTTTCCCTGTAGGATGCCTTTTTAACAAGTTCTGTGAATGACATACAATTTATTTCTGCCGAACGCTCAGTTCTCGGGGAAAGAAATTAGTCACATGGCCTATCCTCTGTGCTCGCTAATCATCTTCTCAGCATGGCTCCATGTACTATTTGTCTTCCCCTTGCAAAAACCATTACCTTAACAGAACTCGCACCACACAGGACTTCTCTGTGACATATTGAGGCTTCAGGTAAGTTCACCTGTAGATTTCTCCTGATCCCACTCCACTCCACCACACTTCACTGCGATGTTCCACAGCACAGGCTGATATGAGCGTTGTGTGACACTAATGAACACACACAGTCTggccagtgcagtacagcatgcagagagagacacCGGAGAGTGAATTAAAATCCAGGTCATTAGCTCTTGTGCTCGGATGACCAAGCTGGCGAAACAGAATTAGAAGCTCAGTCAAGACTAAGTGaaaaaattttaaaaaaattgaaagccAACTGAATGGAAAAAAACCGATtgcacaaaaaaaactaaaaataaaaaacgtaaTGTCCCAGTTAAAGCAAATGTCTGAACATTGTGTTTCGTAAATTGAGTTGTCATACCCTGACCTTCAAAGCCAGCTCATTTCACCTGCACAACCTGCCACCTATAGCTGCACATTAGAGCCGGCGTGCCTCCAGGCTTGAACAGCTGTGCCTTAGCTCCGCATGAGGAAAATGAAACATGAATAAACAACAGAGCTCaccttcattaaaaataaatacaatcctgACAGTATTACACTGAGATTGGTGTGCCACAAAATAGTATATATTGAGCAGGTGTGCCTTATTTTCTTACATCAATAGTTCACCGACCTAACTTCAACATCCATTTCAAAGGATATGGCGGTGAATAAGCCCAACACCTGAATCAAATTGAGAATCTTGATGCTGGACAGTCATACTGCAATTCAATGCATAAATGAGACATTTCACTGTACCCCATTGGATTACATCAGTAGGTTGCCTGTCTCATTTGAAGGGCAAGCAGCAGCCTGAACCCAACCCTAGCCAGCACCAAAATGTCAAGAAAGGCCCAAACAAATCTGATTCAGTTAGCCAGTAGACCTTAATGAAAGCCTACATTGACTGAGCACTCTAGCCCAGACCAAAATATAATCCTAATTGTATCATTACATTGagtacagtaataataattttactAAATCACTCTAAATAATGTTAGACCATTAGACCATTCCTACTTTTATCTGTATCCCTAATTAATACTAAGCTGGTGCAATTTTTCTCATTCCAGttttctcattttttatttctcaatttTAATCACCATCTGAACTGTGATATTGCATAACAGAATAGAAAGGAGAGACCATTTTTATGACTTCAGTAAGTTACCTGCCCCGTATTAAAACCGACTATTCTGATATGTTCCTATTTCGGGGTCGGGGGGGACCCCATTTTGGAAAAGACGCACACGAGAATACTAAAATGTtacataaataaagaacttACTTATAGCACATCAACACATGTCTGTACATCAGGTTTCACACTGTAAGTAAGCATTGTAATAAAATGCATCCACCGCCCCCCCCGAGCTCCCTCCCTCAGCTGTTCTGAGCTGTAAGCGTAAATCCCTGCAGTGACTTTCCTTGCATTTCATCATCAAGCCAGCATGTGGCACACAGTGGAGGCCAACTCTGAGCCACTCTTTGCTTCCCTTAAGCAATGCTGCATGCAGGGGCGTAGGTCACGTTTCAGAGTTGAGTGGGGCATGCACTTCGAGTGGGGTTACGGAGTTGTTGAGTGGGGGAGGGATTGATGCGTCTTGTCGAGCAAGGGGGGGCGCTGTCAATATTTACCCTACGACTATGGACATGTTCCCTGTCCCCCCCTAAACCTACACGTATGGTTGCTGGGGCTGGTTCTGAAGTACATATGCAGTCAGTGCGCAACACTGCAGCGGACATACTCAGGATGTCTCAGAGGAAGGGGGGAAATAGAAACATTAAGCAGAGTACCCATGTGCTAATGTCCCCAAGTGAACATGGCCTGAAAGCCAGACTAGAGGCATCTCTGTGACACTGCGCTGGGCTTTCGCCATCAAGAAGCTCCAGTAtggtttcattcattttgttttaaaccaaaAATTCTGcgttcattttcatattttccttCAGCCTCCTGCTTAACACATACTGTGTTGCATGTGTGTTTCTCGCTCACTTTCTGCCTCTCCCTCAGCGCTCAATTCAATTTATATTTCTAatgactttctttctttcaaagaGAAAAAGCCTTGGACATTGGAAGACCTAGCACTTAGTACAGGTTGCCATTAGCGATTAACAGCTGGgttacaatttaattaaatttaatgctttattttttttgtaaaaagaCTTGTTATGTGACTAG
This DNA window, taken from Amia ocellicauda isolate fAmiCal2 chromosome 9, fAmiCal2.hap1, whole genome shotgun sequence, encodes the following:
- the npffr1l2 gene encoding neuropeptide FF receptor 1 like 2, translating into MSKELVETEELRGGETVVENSSHTSSNVTYSPYYQHSPPVAASFILAYLFIFGLCMLGNGLVCLIVLRNRRMRTVTNLFILNLAVSDLLVGIFCIPTTLVDNLITGWPFTNAVCKMSGLVQGMSVSASVFTLVAIAVDRFRCIVHPFKPKLTLLVAVVTIVVIWVLAVAIMCPSAVMLMVGPVENHYMVHNGDYNHTYQLYSCYEAWPDKEMRKVYTTVLFTHIYLAPLTLIVFMYGRIGAKLYTSSMPTSDRMGEGRAPISKKKVKVIKMLIVVALLFMLSWLPLWSLMLLTDYAKLSDEQIGLLTGYIFPFAHWLAFSNSSVNPIIYGYFNENFKRGFQAAFRLPCCSGGAGPRDTYCSRDGALKPMNFGMRNKVYTDGDSSESGILEKERRRNVARGNGGGGALALAVGGGGEGGGTATGVSKGPQKRGLHIEDIEKITPLGAGVCQAWDP